The following proteins are co-located in the Prosthecobacter vanneervenii genome:
- a CDS encoding type I polyketide synthase, translated as MPEPTALEPIAITGIGCRLPGGATNAESFWQMLLDGVDAIREVPQERWDSRYFYDPEPGKPGRTYSKWAGLIDEVDTFDPGFFAISQREAQYIDPQQRLLLQVAWESLVDAGQQVDIVKGEDTGVFVGISTHDYNDLQHNNLGRGGASAYSATGNAASIAANRISYALNFQGPSVAVDTACSSSMVAVHMACRAIWNKECHSAVAAGVNCILNAYPFIAFSSMNMLSPDGRCKAFDASADGFVRGEGVGAVYLKPLSAALANGDSIYAVIRSTAVNQDGRTSGMTVPSRGSQQALVEEACRLAGISPHQIQYAEAHGTGTAVGDLIEGSALGTILGVGRKAGDDCLVGSVKTNIGHLEAGSGIAGLIKVALCLKHGIVPPNLHFKNPNPSLNFERLRIKVPTEITPLKRDADHRLLACINSFGFGGTNAHAVLEAAPQEASLPPAAAVHDDSDQPELLLPLSARGTETALQSVVIAFQNYLCVEDDSVSLKAICAAAARRRTHHEFRLAAVGRTRDEISAALTSYLAGEAAPGLHVGQPVKNARLVFVFSGQGPQWWAMGRELMAQEPVFRQTIQTIHDELLRLGGCSLIDELNRDEKTTRLNETHIAQTGLFALQVGLAELWKSWGVHPHAVVGHSMGEVAAAYACGALDLLEAVRVIHHRGRCMEKTPLRGKMIAAALTQAEAEAMIAPYGDRAALAAVNGPSMVSISGDADAVDEIFRALEQRALFVRYVPVNYAFHSAHMEPVREELAESLAGLNPKAGNIRLFSTVTGRQAEGTDYDAAYWWRNVRQSVLFAPAIDSAIAAGYTHFLEISPHPVLSNSMTECLTGAGLSGMVLPSLRRQKPERATMLGTLAALHVNGHAVDWSALYPDGRYLLRLPEYPWQNDHYWNEPTYSRKLRVNPQLNPLLQIALPTLHPTWEVGLNKSLLTWLKDHRVGQHLIFPGAGYVEMALAAGRELHPEQPVLIEELEIHRGCILPNGDDHPTMQIACIPAENTFVIQSTPAENPLSWTQHVTGRLRAEPERQRPAPFDLEAIRQRCLKEWTGEKLYHSAANADLRYGPQFQGLTHVWGGETEALARIEMPAAVATALDRYEVHPALLDACIHPSIAIPADDDGLYLPARMERIRCYAKPGDKVWAYVRRTQMIARKIILIDVFILNDAGEVLLEITDFLCKYTPLSSAPGSGAQADWLYQPEWHLKPLALSTAHSPADYLPDNAALAAALRQSIASHSADLGMNARYQEWEPRFLQLCRSSILSVLKHLGFRPKVGEVLTLDALVKRLKVQPAHEKRLHRLLTLLEPEGWLQPDTAASAPAWKVMAKPATVNPTKIWQEMVFHFPGFHPELILLDRCTSGLPDLLRGKCESAALISANMLEHAQAGSVFTRAYNHSIGEAVSAALAQLPEGRRVRILEIGAATGGVTASVLPRLPHAGVDYFYTDVSDRSFDQAAKKFSDYPAVQYRVLDLDLPPADQGFADEHFDLVILSNALSLTQNVQTALQHARQLLASSGLLIALEIDRPSPWHELVLGTNERWWQFADSALRSSHPLLPSAAWQQLLSAAGFTAVESVTDADNHSQTSQAILLARGPELPQPAATAEAAAEPGHWLLFADAQGLAQSLASALRARGDTCCIVTPAGEYSAPSADVVQLRAASPEDYTRLISSAGSLRGIVHLWSLDAPADAEPSTEALSSAQTLVCHSPLYLVQALNTAGITSLPGLWFVTRGAQPAGESARTLSLVQSPLHGMARVIMSEHPDLHCRSIDLDAAASSHDTDILLKELLHADDESEIAWRGEARYAQRLVHGSLDKLLQSPLSSLAEDQGFRLESAKPGSLDKLVFRAKPRRAPGPGEVEIEICAAALNFRDVMKALGIYPAEAADAMLLGDECAGRIVRVGAGVTQFKLGDEVMALAAGCFGSHVTTVEHAVLLKPAHLTMEEAATMMVTYLTASYALSHQGRMSKGERVLIHAGTGGVGQAAVRISQAVGAEIFATAGSAEKRAFLKKIGVHHVLDSRTLAFAEDIRRITQNEGIDLVLNSLAGEAIHQSLSLLRQYGRFLEIGKRDIYGNTKVGLFPFRKNLSYHAIDLGHALDPRNARPLMSSLKKLFSSRKLPALPYRTFALADAVTAFRYITQARQIGKVVLNVQGARVALSSDTPASALQLQPDATYLVVGGMGGFGMAMSEWLVKQGARHLVLSSRSGASTDEARAGIAAMQAAGAEVTVIQSDASDSASVTALLNQIAASHPPLRGVFHVAMVLDDGMISQLNAERFRKVTAPKINGAWNLHVQTRHLALDHFVMFSSVASIIGSPGQANYAAANAFLDALASHRRSLGLPALTINWGVMAGVGYVARHKKLEEHFARIGWSGITPAESLPIMGRLMQQPAISQMMVSRIDWAKWAALTPSIATTPRYAHLTTEDALKQQQSEDSNWLRDAVLNAQPAEQITLLDTFLREQVAKILRTSPAKIDSKLPLNEIGIDSLMAVELIHQIESQTGIAIPTGQLMGGTPTVQKLTEILLGHLTGGKAAPAAAAPAAESAPATAGEDFSADADLSRWDITFATDRVDASRIQQPRSIFLTGVQEFIGAYLLRDLLQQTQAEVHCLISAADAAAAMQQIESHLAHYRCWDDAFRTRIIPVLGDLSQPLLGLEPAAFAQLASTVEVIYHAAAHINHVAPYSVLRQVNVQGSVEVIRLATQSTLKPVHCLSSASALAASSALDDRPIHEDDPLPVHAKLKVGYSQSRWVSEQLFLQARARGLPVNVYRPGLFVGDDQTGICTTDNIIWLFIKTCIETGTGPDSSYSSLLTPVDYVSSALISLSKKLTGTGRNYHLINPSAPSFARLLDLAKAEGYRIHVLPEEEWENAISGGKGGIQPNPIAAYQLFIPRQVLTLLVQEQSEQFCHNTLQDLQGTGITCPPIDQPRMHRYLQYFASTGFLPPAADAAKS; from the coding sequence ATGCCAGAGCCTACCGCCCTTGAACCCATCGCCATCACAGGAATCGGCTGCCGCCTCCCCGGAGGTGCCACCAATGCCGAATCCTTCTGGCAGATGCTTCTCGATGGCGTGGATGCCATCCGCGAGGTGCCTCAGGAGCGCTGGGATTCCCGCTACTTCTACGACCCCGAGCCCGGCAAGCCCGGCCGCACCTACTCCAAGTGGGCAGGACTGATCGACGAGGTGGACACTTTTGACCCCGGCTTCTTCGCCATCTCCCAGCGCGAGGCCCAGTACATCGACCCCCAGCAGCGCCTCCTCCTCCAGGTGGCCTGGGAGTCCCTCGTGGATGCCGGGCAGCAGGTGGACATCGTCAAAGGAGAGGACACCGGCGTCTTCGTCGGCATCTCCACCCACGACTACAACGACCTCCAGCACAACAACCTCGGCCGTGGCGGCGCCTCCGCCTACTCCGCCACCGGCAATGCCGCCAGCATCGCCGCCAACCGCATCTCCTACGCGCTGAACTTCCAGGGACCCAGCGTGGCCGTGGACACCGCCTGCTCCTCCTCCATGGTGGCCGTGCACATGGCCTGCCGCGCCATTTGGAACAAGGAGTGCCACAGTGCTGTCGCCGCAGGGGTTAACTGCATCCTGAATGCTTATCCATTCATCGCCTTCTCCAGCATGAACATGCTGTCTCCGGACGGCCGCTGCAAAGCCTTCGACGCCAGCGCCGACGGCTTCGTGCGTGGAGAGGGCGTGGGGGCCGTCTACCTCAAGCCGCTCTCCGCAGCACTCGCCAATGGAGACTCCATCTATGCGGTGATCCGCAGCACCGCCGTCAATCAGGACGGCCGCACCTCCGGCATGACCGTGCCCAGCCGTGGCTCCCAGCAGGCGCTGGTGGAAGAGGCCTGCCGCCTGGCCGGCATCTCCCCGCATCAGATCCAGTATGCTGAAGCACACGGCACCGGCACCGCCGTGGGGGACCTCATCGAAGGCAGCGCCCTCGGCACCATCCTCGGCGTGGGCCGCAAGGCTGGAGACGACTGTCTCGTCGGCTCCGTAAAGACCAACATCGGCCACCTCGAAGCCGGGTCCGGCATCGCGGGTCTCATCAAGGTGGCCCTCTGCCTCAAGCACGGCATCGTCCCGCCTAACCTCCATTTCAAAAATCCGAACCCCTCGCTCAATTTCGAGCGCCTGCGGATCAAGGTCCCCACCGAAATCACGCCTCTGAAAAGGGACGCGGATCACCGCCTGCTGGCCTGCATCAATTCCTTCGGCTTCGGCGGCACCAATGCCCATGCCGTGCTGGAGGCCGCACCGCAGGAGGCCAGCCTGCCCCCCGCCGCGGCAGTGCATGACGACTCCGACCAGCCCGAGCTCCTGCTGCCGCTCTCCGCGCGCGGCACCGAGACTGCGCTGCAGTCCGTGGTCATCGCCTTCCAGAATTACCTCTGCGTCGAAGACGATTCAGTCTCTCTCAAGGCCATCTGCGCCGCCGCTGCCCGCAGGCGCACGCACCATGAGTTCCGCCTCGCCGCCGTGGGCCGCACGCGCGATGAGATCTCCGCCGCCCTCACTTCCTATCTCGCGGGTGAAGCCGCCCCCGGACTCCACGTGGGCCAGCCAGTCAAAAACGCCCGCCTCGTCTTTGTCTTCAGCGGTCAGGGTCCCCAGTGGTGGGCCATGGGCCGTGAACTCATGGCTCAGGAGCCCGTCTTCCGCCAGACCATCCAGACCATCCACGATGAACTGCTCAGGCTCGGCGGCTGCTCGCTCATCGACGAGCTCAACCGCGATGAAAAAACAACTCGCCTGAACGAAACCCACATCGCGCAGACCGGCCTCTTTGCCCTGCAGGTGGGTCTCGCGGAGCTGTGGAAATCCTGGGGCGTGCATCCGCATGCCGTCGTGGGCCACAGCATGGGGGAAGTGGCCGCAGCTTATGCCTGCGGTGCCTTGGATCTGCTCGAAGCCGTGCGCGTCATCCACCATCGCGGACGCTGCATGGAGAAGACTCCCCTGCGTGGCAAGATGATCGCCGCCGCGCTCACTCAGGCGGAGGCCGAGGCCATGATCGCTCCCTACGGCGACCGCGCCGCTCTCGCCGCTGTCAACGGCCCCAGCATGGTCTCCATCTCCGGAGATGCCGATGCCGTGGATGAAATCTTCCGCGCGCTGGAGCAGCGTGCGCTCTTCGTGCGCTATGTGCCGGTGAACTACGCCTTCCACAGCGCTCACATGGAACCTGTGCGCGAGGAGCTGGCCGAGTCTCTCGCGGGCCTGAATCCCAAGGCAGGAAACATCCGCCTCTTTTCCACCGTCACCGGCCGTCAGGCCGAAGGCACCGACTACGATGCCGCCTACTGGTGGCGCAATGTGCGCCAGAGCGTGCTCTTCGCCCCGGCCATCGACTCCGCCATCGCCGCAGGTTACACCCACTTTCTGGAGATCAGCCCGCACCCGGTGCTCTCCAATTCCATGACGGAGTGCCTCACCGGCGCCGGTCTCAGCGGCATGGTGCTGCCATCCCTGCGTCGTCAAAAGCCCGAGCGCGCCACCATGCTGGGCACTCTGGCCGCTCTCCATGTCAATGGCCACGCCGTGGACTGGTCCGCCCTCTACCCGGATGGCAGATATCTCCTGCGCCTGCCGGAATATCCCTGGCAGAACGACCATTACTGGAACGAGCCCACCTACTCCAGAAAGCTGCGTGTCAATCCGCAGCTCAATCCGCTGCTTCAAATCGCTCTTCCCACCCTTCACCCCACCTGGGAAGTGGGGTTGAACAAAAGCCTGCTCACCTGGCTCAAAGACCACCGCGTGGGCCAGCACCTCATCTTTCCCGGGGCCGGTTATGTGGAGATGGCTTTGGCCGCAGGTCGCGAACTCCACCCCGAGCAGCCCGTGCTCATCGAGGAGCTGGAGATCCATCGCGGCTGCATTTTGCCGAATGGTGATGACCATCCCACGATGCAGATCGCCTGCATCCCTGCCGAAAACACCTTCGTCATCCAGAGCACCCCTGCCGAGAATCCGCTGAGCTGGACACAGCACGTCACCGGCCGCCTGCGTGCCGAGCCCGAGCGCCAGCGGCCAGCCCCCTTTGACTTGGAGGCCATCAGGCAGCGCTGCCTCAAGGAGTGGACAGGAGAAAAGCTCTATCATTCCGCTGCCAATGCGGATCTCCGCTACGGCCCGCAGTTCCAGGGGCTCACCCACGTCTGGGGCGGAGAGACAGAGGCTCTGGCACGCATTGAGATGCCCGCCGCCGTGGCCACCGCGCTGGACCGCTACGAGGTGCATCCCGCGCTGCTGGACGCCTGCATTCATCCCTCCATCGCCATTCCTGCGGATGATGACGGGCTCTACCTGCCCGCACGCATGGAGCGCATCCGCTGCTACGCCAAGCCCGGAGACAAGGTCTGGGCTTATGTGCGCAGGACGCAGATGATCGCGCGCAAGATCATCCTCATCGACGTCTTCATCCTCAATGACGCTGGCGAGGTGCTGCTGGAGATCACCGACTTCCTCTGCAAATACACGCCGCTCAGCAGCGCACCGGGCTCCGGCGCTCAGGCAGACTGGCTCTACCAGCCGGAGTGGCACCTGAAGCCCCTCGCGCTCTCCACCGCCCACAGCCCCGCAGACTACCTGCCGGACAATGCCGCGCTCGCTGCCGCACTGCGCCAGAGCATCGCCAGTCACAGCGCAGACCTGGGCATGAATGCACGCTATCAGGAATGGGAGCCGCGCTTTCTGCAGCTCTGCCGCAGCTCCATTCTCTCCGTGCTCAAGCATCTCGGCTTCCGCCCCAAGGTCGGCGAAGTCCTCACGCTCGATGCCCTCGTCAAGCGCCTCAAAGTACAGCCCGCTCATGAGAAGCGCCTGCACCGCCTGCTGACTTTGCTGGAGCCCGAAGGCTGGCTGCAGCCGGACACCGCCGCATCCGCCCCTGCATGGAAAGTCATGGCCAAACCTGCCACGGTGAACCCCACCAAGATCTGGCAGGAAATGGTATTCCACTTCCCGGGCTTCCACCCCGAGCTCATCCTGCTGGACCGCTGCACCTCCGGCCTGCCAGACCTGCTGCGTGGAAAGTGCGAGTCCGCCGCTCTCATCTCCGCCAACATGCTGGAGCACGCCCAGGCGGGCTCCGTGTTCACACGCGCCTACAACCACAGCATCGGAGAAGCCGTCTCCGCCGCACTGGCGCAGCTTCCGGAAGGAAGGCGCGTGCGCATTCTGGAAATCGGTGCAGCCACCGGCGGCGTGACCGCCAGCGTGCTGCCGCGCCTCCCGCATGCCGGTGTCGATTACTTCTACACCGATGTCTCCGACCGCAGCTTTGATCAGGCGGCCAAGAAGTTCAGCGACTATCCCGCCGTCCAGTACCGCGTGCTGGATCTCGACCTCCCGCCGGCAGACCAGGGCTTTGCCGACGAGCACTTTGATCTCGTCATCCTTTCCAACGCGCTCTCGCTCACTCAAAACGTGCAGACAGCGCTGCAGCATGCGCGCCAGCTTCTCGCCTCCAGCGGTCTGCTCATCGCGCTGGAAATCGACCGCCCCTCCCCCTGGCATGAGCTCGTGCTCGGCACGAATGAGCGCTGGTGGCAGTTTGCAGACAGCGCCCTGCGCAGCTCTCATCCGCTGCTCCCATCCGCCGCATGGCAGCAGCTTCTCTCCGCCGCCGGATTCACCGCCGTGGAGTCTGTGACAGATGCGGACAATCACAGTCAGACCAGTCAGGCCATCCTGCTGGCACGCGGTCCCGAGCTGCCGCAGCCTGCCGCCACCGCAGAAGCCGCCGCCGAGCCCGGCCACTGGCTGCTCTTTGCAGATGCGCAGGGCCTTGCCCAGTCTCTCGCCTCGGCACTTCGCGCACGCGGAGACACCTGCTGCATCGTCACGCCTGCCGGTGAATACAGCGCTCCCTCCGCAGACGTGGTGCAGCTCCGAGCCGCATCTCCGGAGGACTACACCCGGCTCATCTCCTCCGCCGGTTCTCTGCGCGGCATCGTCCATCTCTGGAGCCTCGATGCCCCGGCGGATGCCGAGCCTTCCACAGAGGCTCTCTCCTCCGCGCAGACGCTCGTCTGCCACAGCCCGCTCTACCTCGTTCAGGCGCTGAACACAGCAGGCATCACCTCGCTGCCCGGCCTCTGGTTCGTCACCCGTGGCGCCCAGCCTGCGGGGGAATCAGCCCGCACGCTCTCCCTCGTGCAGTCACCGCTGCATGGCATGGCCCGCGTCATCATGAGCGAGCACCCGGACCTGCACTGCCGCAGCATCGACCTCGATGCCGCCGCCTCGTCTCACGACACAGACATCCTGCTCAAAGAGCTGCTGCATGCCGATGACGAATCCGAGATCGCCTGGCGCGGCGAGGCCCGCTATGCCCAGCGTCTCGTCCACGGCTCACTCGACAAGCTGTTGCAGAGCCCGCTTTCCTCTCTCGCAGAAGATCAGGGCTTCCGTCTGGAATCCGCCAAGCCTGGCTCTCTCGACAAGCTCGTCTTCCGTGCCAAGCCGCGCCGTGCGCCCGGCCCCGGAGAGGTGGAGATCGAAATCTGCGCTGCCGCTCTCAATTTCCGCGACGTCATGAAGGCCCTCGGCATCTATCCCGCCGAGGCCGCCGATGCCATGCTGCTGGGAGATGAATGCGCAGGCCGCATCGTCCGCGTGGGCGCAGGGGTCACGCAGTTCAAGCTGGGAGATGAGGTCATGGCGCTCGCCGCCGGATGTTTCGGCAGCCACGTCACCACCGTGGAGCACGCCGTGCTCCTGAAGCCCGCCCACCTCACCATGGAGGAGGCCGCCACCATGATGGTCACCTACCTCACCGCCTCCTACGCGCTCTCCCATCAGGGCCGCATGAGCAAAGGCGAGCGCGTGCTCATCCACGCCGGTACCGGCGGTGTGGGCCAGGCTGCCGTCCGCATTTCCCAGGCCGTCGGCGCGGAGATTTTTGCCACCGCAGGCAGCGCGGAAAAGCGCGCCTTCCTGAAGAAGATCGGCGTGCATCACGTGCTCGACTCACGCACGCTCGCCTTCGCGGAAGACATCCGCCGCATCACGCAAAACGAGGGCATCGACCTCGTGCTCAATTCCCTTGCGGGCGAGGCCATTCATCAAAGCCTCTCTCTGCTGCGCCAGTACGGCCGCTTTCTCGAAATCGGCAAGCGGGACATCTACGGCAACACCAAGGTGGGCCTCTTCCCCTTCCGCAAAAACCTCTCCTACCACGCCATCGACCTCGGCCATGCGCTTGATCCGCGCAATGCCCGGCCGCTGATGAGCAGCCTCAAAAAGCTCTTCTCCTCCCGCAAGCTCCCAGCCCTGCCCTACCGCACCTTTGCCCTCGCAGATGCGGTCACCGCCTTCCGCTACATCACGCAGGCGCGCCAGATCGGCAAGGTGGTGCTCAATGTTCAGGGTGCCCGCGTGGCGCTCAGCTCAGACACGCCCGCCTCCGCACTGCAGCTCCAGCCGGACGCCACCTACCTCGTGGTCGGCGGCATGGGCGGCTTTGGCATGGCTATGTCCGAGTGGCTGGTCAAACAAGGCGCACGCCATCTCGTGCTCTCCAGCCGCAGTGGTGCCTCCACCGATGAGGCACGCGCTGGCATCGCCGCCATGCAGGCCGCGGGCGCAGAGGTCACCGTCATTCAGTCAGACGCCAGCGATTCCGCCAGCGTCACCGCTCTGCTCAACCAGATCGCCGCCTCCCATCCGCCGCTGCGTGGTGTCTTCCACGTGGCCATGGTGCTGGATGACGGCATGATCTCCCAGCTCAATGCCGAGCGCTTCCGCAAGGTCACCGCGCCCAAGATCAACGGCGCGTGGAATCTGCATGTGCAGACCAGACACCTAGCGCTGGATCACTTCGTCATGTTCTCCTCCGTGGCCTCCATCATCGGCAGCCCGGGGCAGGCGAACTACGCAGCTGCCAATGCCTTCCTGGATGCCCTGGCCTCTCACCGTCGCAGCCTGGGTCTTCCGGCTCTGACGATCAACTGGGGCGTCATGGCCGGAGTCGGCTACGTGGCACGTCACAAGAAGCTGGAGGAGCACTTTGCCCGCATCGGCTGGTCCGGCATCACGCCTGCCGAGAGCCTGCCGATCATGGGCCGCCTCATGCAGCAGCCCGCCATCAGCCAGATGATGGTCTCCCGTATTGACTGGGCCAAATGGGCTGCGCTCACTCCGTCCATCGCCACCACACCGCGCTACGCCCACCTGACCACAGAAGACGCGCTCAAGCAGCAGCAATCCGAGGACTCCAACTGGCTGCGCGATGCCGTGCTCAATGCCCAGCCTGCAGAGCAGATCACGCTGCTCGACACCTTCCTCCGCGAGCAGGTGGCCAAGATCCTCCGCACCTCCCCCGCCAAGATCGACTCCAAGCTGCCGCTCAATGAGATCGGCATCGACTCCCTCATGGCTGTGGAGCTCATCCACCAGATCGAGAGCCAGACGGGCATCGCCATTCCCACCGGCCAGCTCATGGGTGGTACGCCCACGGTGCAAAAGCTCACCGAGATCCTGCTCGGCCACCTCACGGGTGGCAAAGCCGCACCTGCCGCCGCCGCACCAGCGGCGGAGTCTGCACCCGCCACAGCAGGCGAAGACTTCTCTGCGGATGCCGACCTCTCCCGCTGGGACATCACCTTCGCCACAGACCGCGTGGATGCCTCCCGCATCCAGCAGCCGCGCAGCATCTTCCTCACCGGAGTGCAGGAGTTTATCGGAGCCTACCTGCTGCGCGATCTCCTGCAGCAGACGCAGGCCGAGGTTCACTGCCTCATCAGCGCAGCCGATGCCGCCGCAGCAATGCAGCAGATCGAGTCCCACCTGGCGCACTACCGCTGCTGGGATGACGCCTTCCGCACCCGCATCATCCCCGTGCTTGGAGACCTCTCCCAGCCGCTGCTCGGTCTGGAGCCCGCCGCCTTTGCGCAGCTCGCCTCCACCGTGGAGGTCATCTACCACGCTGCGGCTCACATCAATCACGTAGCTCCCTACTCCGTGCTTCGGCAGGTCAATGTGCAGGGCTCGGTGGAGGTCATCCGCCTCGCCACACAGAGCACGCTCAAGCCCGTGCACTGTCTTTCCAGTGCCAGCGCCCTGGCCGCCAGCAGCGCCCTGGACGACCGCCCGATCCATGAGGACGATCCACTCCCGGTGCATGCCAAGCTCAAGGTCGGCTACAGCCAGAGCCGCTGGGTCTCCGAGCAGCTCTTCCTTCAGGCCCGCGCTCGCGGCCTCCCAGTGAATGTTTACCGCCCCGGCCTGTTTGTAGGAGATGATCAGACCGGCATCTGCACCACAGACAACATCATCTGGCTCTTCATCAAGACCTGCATCGAGACCGGCACCGGCCCGGACTCGAGCTACAGCAGCCTCCTGACTCCGGTGGATTATGTCTCCTCCGCACTCATCAGCCTTTCAAAGAAGCTGACCGGCACAGGCCGCAACTACCACCTCATCAATCCCTCCGCCCCCAGCTTTGCCCGCTTGCTCGATCTCGCCAAAGCCGAAGGCTACCGCATCCATGTGCTGCCGGAGGAGGAGTGGGAAAACGCCATCTCCGGCGGCAAAGGCGGCATCCAGCCAAATCCCATCGCCGCCTACCAGCTCTTCATCCCGCGTCAGGTTCTCACCTTGCTGGTGCAGGAGCAGTCAGAGCAGTTCTGCCACAATACCCTCCAGGACCTGCAGGGCACCGGCATCACCTGCCCGCCCATCGACCAGCCGCGCATGCACCGCTATCTGCAGTACTTCGCCAGCACCGGCTTCCTGCCTCCCGCTGCCGACGCTGCCAAAAGCTGA